From the genome of Pogona vitticeps strain Pit_001003342236 chromosome 10, PviZW2.1, whole genome shotgun sequence, one region includes:
- the CX3CL1 gene encoding fractalkine isoform X1 produces the protein MLGIGAVAIAWIWPVLTVAAQPQATKTCLMECTPSSFVSRQIPQELLKSYENNVCGGKISVILITRKNRSFCADPSADWVKKAMRKLDSNKTMPKATPVSEKRQGAAITTPTEAAGRPLPTGTAASVGHSSSAGPTTPNPSTQPASGRVDTGATVQPEATANGDADRPVPSRPGGFREDKTPPQVTSQAAHATSKVHGRFGSELPTGAPRDTDPMEEEVTPSVTSLWHPIVSTTENAVPTDSGVDPRSQTTPDLPTVAQRKDFTVQLGTRPDDDGKRSTTVSGKDSNDALRDPTVVDTTREEESGKAPFSSSGILAQYQTHLISLVGGTVLLFLFAGIARVYFRTHICARSSPRQMAQGLVYSPVDSYADNYSMQNL, from the exons CACAGCCTCAAGCGACAAAGACCTGCCTCATGGAATGCACCCCCAGTTCATTCGTAAGCCGACAAATTCCTCAAGAGCTCCTGAAAAGCTATGAGAACAACGTATGTGGAGGGAAGATCTCTGTTAt CCTCATAACGCGCAAGAACAGAAGTTTCTGTGCCGATCCAAGTGCTGACTGGGTGAAGAAGGCTATGAGGAAGCTGGACAGCAACAAGACAATGCCAAAAGCCACACCTGTTTCCGAGAAACGGCAGGGTGCTGCCATCACCACACCTACCGAGGCTGCGGGCCGACCTCTTCCCACGGGCACAGCAGCTTCTGTGGGGCACTCCAGCTCAGCCGGGCCAACGACCCCAAATCCATCTACGCAACCCGCCTCTGGACGGGTTGACACTGGCGCTACCGTTCAGCCGGAGGCCACAGCAAATGGGGACGCAGATCGTCCTGTCCCTTCGAGGCCAGGGGGATTTCGGGAGGACAAAACTCCTCCTCAAGTGACCTCGCAAGCAGCTCATGCAACAAGTAAAGTCCATGGCAGATTTGGTTCTGAGCTGCCCACGGGGGCGCCACGTGACACGGACCCTATGGAGGAAGAGGTGACGCCTTCCGTGACCTCGTTGTGGCACCCCATTGTCTCCACGACAGAGAATGCCGTTCCAACTGACTCTGGAGTAGACCCCAGATCCCAGACCACACCTGATCTCCCCACTGTGGCCCAGAGGAAGGATTTCACTGTTCAGCTCGGCACCCGCCCGGATGATGATGGAAAGAGGAGCACCACCGTGAGTGGGAAAGACAGCAACGATGCATTGCGAGACCCGACTGTTGTCGATACAACCAGAGAAGAGGAAAGTGGAAAGGCCCCGTTCTCCTCTTCCGGCATCCTGGCCCAGTACCAAACGCACCTCATCTCCTTGGTGGGGGGCActgttctcctcttcctctttgctgGCATCGCCCGGGTGTATTTTAGGACCCACATCTGTGCCAGATCATCCCCCAGGCAAATGGCCCAAGGCTTAGTGTACAGTCCAGTGGACTCTTACGCAGACAACTACTCCATGCAGAATCTTTGA
- the CX3CL1 gene encoding fractalkine isoform X2: MECTPSSFVSRQIPQELLKSYENNVCGGKISVILITRKNRSFCADPSADWVKKAMRKLDSNKTMPKATPVSEKRQGAAITTPTEAAGRPLPTGTAASVGHSSSAGPTTPNPSTQPASGRVDTGATVQPEATANGDADRPVPSRPGGFREDKTPPQVTSQAAHATSKVHGRFGSELPTGAPRDTDPMEEEVTPSVTSLWHPIVSTTENAVPTDSGVDPRSQTTPDLPTVAQRKDFTVQLGTRPDDDGKRSTTVSGKDSNDALRDPTVVDTTREEESGKAPFSSSGILAQYQTHLISLVGGTVLLFLFAGIARVYFRTHICARSSPRQMAQGLVYSPVDSYADNYSMQNL, translated from the exons ATGGAATGCACCCCCAGTTCATTCGTAAGCCGACAAATTCCTCAAGAGCTCCTGAAAAGCTATGAGAACAACGTATGTGGAGGGAAGATCTCTGTTAt CCTCATAACGCGCAAGAACAGAAGTTTCTGTGCCGATCCAAGTGCTGACTGGGTGAAGAAGGCTATGAGGAAGCTGGACAGCAACAAGACAATGCCAAAAGCCACACCTGTTTCCGAGAAACGGCAGGGTGCTGCCATCACCACACCTACCGAGGCTGCGGGCCGACCTCTTCCCACGGGCACAGCAGCTTCTGTGGGGCACTCCAGCTCAGCCGGGCCAACGACCCCAAATCCATCTACGCAACCCGCCTCTGGACGGGTTGACACTGGCGCTACCGTTCAGCCGGAGGCCACAGCAAATGGGGACGCAGATCGTCCTGTCCCTTCGAGGCCAGGGGGATTTCGGGAGGACAAAACTCCTCCTCAAGTGACCTCGCAAGCAGCTCATGCAACAAGTAAAGTCCATGGCAGATTTGGTTCTGAGCTGCCCACGGGGGCGCCACGTGACACGGACCCTATGGAGGAAGAGGTGACGCCTTCCGTGACCTCGTTGTGGCACCCCATTGTCTCCACGACAGAGAATGCCGTTCCAACTGACTCTGGAGTAGACCCCAGATCCCAGACCACACCTGATCTCCCCACTGTGGCCCAGAGGAAGGATTTCACTGTTCAGCTCGGCACCCGCCCGGATGATGATGGAAAGAGGAGCACCACCGTGAGTGGGAAAGACAGCAACGATGCATTGCGAGACCCGACTGTTGTCGATACAACCAGAGAAGAGGAAAGTGGAAAGGCCCCGTTCTCCTCTTCCGGCATCCTGGCCCAGTACCAAACGCACCTCATCTCCTTGGTGGGGGGCActgttctcctcttcctctttgctgGCATCGCCCGGGTGTATTTTAGGACCCACATCTGTGCCAGATCATCCCCCAGGCAAATGGCCCAAGGCTTAGTGTACAGTCCAGTGGACTCTTACGCAGACAACTACTCCATGCAGAATCTTTGA
- the LOC110070983 gene encoding uncharacterized protein LOC110070983 isoform X5, whose product MVVEILPAPDGMNLWPDKTLLPGTLFVLLFLGSTATLSLSVIQKPTFVNLTEGSMLNMECWVDGNLTGIWSITWRNGGCDGKEKFTNSSRILITPNEAEKSSHFSLKRADIQDAGNYVCCFRDAEIFQAVYNRTRVVIHEITDLMVNQTPGDIEIMEGENVTLECRFKTVGNLSNMYVRWYKNETLLSNQTDEQTINEDLEEGFSSLTLWKAHTSRSGMYRCEVGVRGRNLTGSGKESRVIISGSPAATSGTESDANEEAGKHLPLAGQMSDVTYADLRFKRNEGQPESEVVYAEVKPGRQQRAGINGRPQAKVRGSH is encoded by the exons ATGGTGGTGGAGATCTTGCCTGCGCCGGACGGGATGAACCTGTGGCCGGACAAAACCCTTCTGCCCGGGACGCTTTTCGTCCTCCTGTTTCTGG GGTCCACAGCAACATTGTCCCTTTCCGTAATCCAGAAACCCACCTTCGTAAACCTAACAGAAGGGTCAATGCTGAATATGGAATGCTGGGTTGACGGAAACCTCACTGGTATATGGTCTATCACCTGGCGTAATGGTGGTTGTGATGGAAAGGAAAAATTCACAAATTCAAGCCGAATTCTAATAACTCCAAATGAAGCAGAGAAAAGCAGCcacttcagtctgaagagagcaGATATACAGGATGCTGGGAACTACGTGTGTTGTTTTCGCGATGCAGAGATCTTCCAGGCTGTTTATAACAGGACACGAGTGGTCATTCACG AAATAACTGACCTGATGGTGAACCAGACACCTGGAGATATCGAAATAATGGAAGGGGAGAACGTTACTCTTGAGTGTCGATTCAAGACGGTCGGCAACCTCAGCAACATGTACGTACGGTGGTACAAAAATGAGACCTTGCTGAGTAACCAAACAGATGAACAAACCATAAATGAGGATCTGGAAGAGGGTTTTTCTTCTCTCACTCTCTGGAAAGCTCACACGAGCCGTTCAGGAATGTACAGGTGCGAGGTGGGCGTCAGGGGAAGGAATCTGACCGGATCCGGGAAGGAATCTCGTGTTATCATCTCAG GAAGTCCAGCAGCCACATCAGGGACAGAATCTGATGCTAATGAAGAAGCGGGAAAG CATCTTCCGTTGGCCGGCCAAATGAGCGATGTGACCTACGCAGACCTCCGTTTCAAAAGAAATGAAGGGCAACCAGAATCGGAAGTGGTTTATGCAGAAGTGAAGCCTGGACGCCAGCAGCGAGCTGGCATCAATGGCCGGCCCCAGGCCAAAGTCCGTGGCTCCCACTAG
- the LOC110070983 gene encoding uncharacterized protein LOC110070983 isoform X4 — protein sequence MVVEILPAPDGMNLWPDKTLLPGTLFVLLFLGSTATLSLSVIQKPTFVNLTEGSMLNMECWVDGNLTGIWSITWRNGGCDGKEKFTNSSRILITPNEAEKSSHFSLKRADIQDAGNYVCCFRDAEIFQAVYNRTRVVIHEITDLMVNQTPGDIEIMEGENVTLECRFKTVGNLSNMYVRWYKNETLLSNQTDEQTINEDLEEGFSSLTLWKAHTSRSGMYRCEVGVRGRNLTGSGKESRVIISGSPAATSGTESDANEEAGKQHLPLAGQMSDVTYADLRFKRNEGQPESEVVYAEVKPGRQQRAGINGRPQAKVRGSH from the exons ATGGTGGTGGAGATCTTGCCTGCGCCGGACGGGATGAACCTGTGGCCGGACAAAACCCTTCTGCCCGGGACGCTTTTCGTCCTCCTGTTTCTGG GGTCCACAGCAACATTGTCCCTTTCCGTAATCCAGAAACCCACCTTCGTAAACCTAACAGAAGGGTCAATGCTGAATATGGAATGCTGGGTTGACGGAAACCTCACTGGTATATGGTCTATCACCTGGCGTAATGGTGGTTGTGATGGAAAGGAAAAATTCACAAATTCAAGCCGAATTCTAATAACTCCAAATGAAGCAGAGAAAAGCAGCcacttcagtctgaagagagcaGATATACAGGATGCTGGGAACTACGTGTGTTGTTTTCGCGATGCAGAGATCTTCCAGGCTGTTTATAACAGGACACGAGTGGTCATTCACG AAATAACTGACCTGATGGTGAACCAGACACCTGGAGATATCGAAATAATGGAAGGGGAGAACGTTACTCTTGAGTGTCGATTCAAGACGGTCGGCAACCTCAGCAACATGTACGTACGGTGGTACAAAAATGAGACCTTGCTGAGTAACCAAACAGATGAACAAACCATAAATGAGGATCTGGAAGAGGGTTTTTCTTCTCTCACTCTCTGGAAAGCTCACACGAGCCGTTCAGGAATGTACAGGTGCGAGGTGGGCGTCAGGGGAAGGAATCTGACCGGATCCGGGAAGGAATCTCGTGTTATCATCTCAG GAAGTCCAGCAGCCACATCAGGGACAGAATCTGATGCTAATGAAGAAGCGGGAAAG CAGCATCTTCCGTTGGCCGGCCAAATGAGCGATGTGACCTACGCAGACCTCCGTTTCAAAAGAAATGAAGGGCAACCAGAATCGGAAGTGGTTTATGCAGAAGTGAAGCCTGGACGCCAGCAGCGAGCTGGCATCAATGGCCGGCCCCAGGCCAAAGTCCGTGGCTCCCACTAG
- the LOC110070983 gene encoding uncharacterized protein LOC110070983 isoform X2, with the protein MVVEILPAPDGMNLWPDKTLLPGTLFVLLFLGSTATLSLSVIQKPTFVNLTEGSMLNMECWVDGNLTGIWSITWRNGGCDGKEKFTNSSRILITPNEAEKSSHFSLKRADIQDAGNYVCCFRDAEIFQAVYNRTRVVIHEITDLMVNQTPGDIEIMEGENVTLECRFKTVGNLSNMYVRWYKNETLLSNQTDEQTINEDLEEGFSSLTLWKAHTSRSGMYRCEVGVRGRNLTGSGKESRVIISGQLPFEQKTNPDQKPGSENHKEAGAGFEIGVAAGAAVGVFLFLLLVGVFVWRQKKRGSPAATSGTESDANEEAGKHLPLAGQMSDVTYADLRFKRNEGQPESEVVYAEVKPGRQQRAGINGRPQAKVRGSH; encoded by the exons ATGGTGGTGGAGATCTTGCCTGCGCCGGACGGGATGAACCTGTGGCCGGACAAAACCCTTCTGCCCGGGACGCTTTTCGTCCTCCTGTTTCTGG GGTCCACAGCAACATTGTCCCTTTCCGTAATCCAGAAACCCACCTTCGTAAACCTAACAGAAGGGTCAATGCTGAATATGGAATGCTGGGTTGACGGAAACCTCACTGGTATATGGTCTATCACCTGGCGTAATGGTGGTTGTGATGGAAAGGAAAAATTCACAAATTCAAGCCGAATTCTAATAACTCCAAATGAAGCAGAGAAAAGCAGCcacttcagtctgaagagagcaGATATACAGGATGCTGGGAACTACGTGTGTTGTTTTCGCGATGCAGAGATCTTCCAGGCTGTTTATAACAGGACACGAGTGGTCATTCACG AAATAACTGACCTGATGGTGAACCAGACACCTGGAGATATCGAAATAATGGAAGGGGAGAACGTTACTCTTGAGTGTCGATTCAAGACGGTCGGCAACCTCAGCAACATGTACGTACGGTGGTACAAAAATGAGACCTTGCTGAGTAACCAAACAGATGAACAAACCATAAATGAGGATCTGGAAGAGGGTTTTTCTTCTCTCACTCTCTGGAAAGCTCACACGAGCCGTTCAGGAATGTACAGGTGCGAGGTGGGCGTCAGGGGAAGGAATCTGACCGGATCCGGGAAGGAATCTCGTGTTATCATCTCAG GACAGCTGCCCTTTGAGCAGAAGACAAATCCAGACCAAAAGCCTGGCTCTGAAAACCACAAGGAAGCTGGTGCTGGATTCGAAATTGGAGTCGCAGCCGGAGCTGCCGtgggggtcttcctcttcttgctGCTGGTCGGGGTCTTCGTGTGGAGACAGAAGAAGAGGG GAAGTCCAGCAGCCACATCAGGGACAGAATCTGATGCTAATGAAGAAGCGGGAAAG CATCTTCCGTTGGCCGGCCAAATGAGCGATGTGACCTACGCAGACCTCCGTTTCAAAAGAAATGAAGGGCAACCAGAATCGGAAGTGGTTTATGCAGAAGTGAAGCCTGGACGCCAGCAGCGAGCTGGCATCAATGGCCGGCCCCAGGCCAAAGTCCGTGGCTCCCACTAG
- the LOC110070983 gene encoding uncharacterized protein LOC110070983 isoform X1 has product MVVEILPAPDGMNLWPDKTLLPGTLFVLLFLGSTATLSLSVIQKPTFVNLTEGSMLNMECWVDGNLTGIWSITWRNGGCDGKEKFTNSSRILITPNEAEKSSHFSLKRADIQDAGNYVCCFRDAEIFQAVYNRTRVVIHEITDLMVNQTPGDIEIMEGENVTLECRFKTVGNLSNMYVRWYKNETLLSNQTDEQTINEDLEEGFSSLTLWKAHTSRSGMYRCEVGVRGRNLTGSGKESRVIISGQLPFEQKTNPDQKPGSENHKEAGAGFEIGVAAGAAVGVFLFLLLVGVFVWRQKKRGSPAATSGTESDANEEAGKQHLPLAGQMSDVTYADLRFKRNEGQPESEVVYAEVKPGRQQRAGINGRPQAKVRGSH; this is encoded by the exons ATGGTGGTGGAGATCTTGCCTGCGCCGGACGGGATGAACCTGTGGCCGGACAAAACCCTTCTGCCCGGGACGCTTTTCGTCCTCCTGTTTCTGG GGTCCACAGCAACATTGTCCCTTTCCGTAATCCAGAAACCCACCTTCGTAAACCTAACAGAAGGGTCAATGCTGAATATGGAATGCTGGGTTGACGGAAACCTCACTGGTATATGGTCTATCACCTGGCGTAATGGTGGTTGTGATGGAAAGGAAAAATTCACAAATTCAAGCCGAATTCTAATAACTCCAAATGAAGCAGAGAAAAGCAGCcacttcagtctgaagagagcaGATATACAGGATGCTGGGAACTACGTGTGTTGTTTTCGCGATGCAGAGATCTTCCAGGCTGTTTATAACAGGACACGAGTGGTCATTCACG AAATAACTGACCTGATGGTGAACCAGACACCTGGAGATATCGAAATAATGGAAGGGGAGAACGTTACTCTTGAGTGTCGATTCAAGACGGTCGGCAACCTCAGCAACATGTACGTACGGTGGTACAAAAATGAGACCTTGCTGAGTAACCAAACAGATGAACAAACCATAAATGAGGATCTGGAAGAGGGTTTTTCTTCTCTCACTCTCTGGAAAGCTCACACGAGCCGTTCAGGAATGTACAGGTGCGAGGTGGGCGTCAGGGGAAGGAATCTGACCGGATCCGGGAAGGAATCTCGTGTTATCATCTCAG GACAGCTGCCCTTTGAGCAGAAGACAAATCCAGACCAAAAGCCTGGCTCTGAAAACCACAAGGAAGCTGGTGCTGGATTCGAAATTGGAGTCGCAGCCGGAGCTGCCGtgggggtcttcctcttcttgctGCTGGTCGGGGTCTTCGTGTGGAGACAGAAGAAGAGGG GAAGTCCAGCAGCCACATCAGGGACAGAATCTGATGCTAATGAAGAAGCGGGAAAG CAGCATCTTCCGTTGGCCGGCCAAATGAGCGATGTGACCTACGCAGACCTCCGTTTCAAAAGAAATGAAGGGCAACCAGAATCGGAAGTGGTTTATGCAGAAGTGAAGCCTGGACGCCAGCAGCGAGCTGGCATCAATGGCCGGCCCCAGGCCAAAGTCCGTGGCTCCCACTAG
- the LOC110070983 gene encoding uncharacterized protein LOC110070983 isoform X3, which produces MLNMECWVDGNLTGIWSITWRNGGCDGKEKFTNSSRILITPNEAEKSSHFSLKRADIQDAGNYVCCFRDAEIFQAVYNRTRVVIHEITDLMVNQTPGDIEIMEGENVTLECRFKTVGNLSNMYVRWYKNETLLSNQTDEQTINEDLEEGFSSLTLWKAHTSRSGMYRCEVGVRGRNLTGSGKESRVIISGQLPFEQKTNPDQKPGSENHKEAGAGFEIGVAAGAAVGVFLFLLLVGVFVWRQKKRGSPAATSGTESDANEEAGKQHLPLAGQMSDVTYADLRFKRNEGQPESEVVYAEVKPGRQQRAGINGRPQAKVRGSH; this is translated from the exons ATGCTGAATATGGAATGCTGGGTTGACGGAAACCTCACTGGTATATGGTCTATCACCTGGCGTAATGGTGGTTGTGATGGAAAGGAAAAATTCACAAATTCAAGCCGAATTCTAATAACTCCAAATGAAGCAGAGAAAAGCAGCcacttcagtctgaagagagcaGATATACAGGATGCTGGGAACTACGTGTGTTGTTTTCGCGATGCAGAGATCTTCCAGGCTGTTTATAACAGGACACGAGTGGTCATTCACG AAATAACTGACCTGATGGTGAACCAGACACCTGGAGATATCGAAATAATGGAAGGGGAGAACGTTACTCTTGAGTGTCGATTCAAGACGGTCGGCAACCTCAGCAACATGTACGTACGGTGGTACAAAAATGAGACCTTGCTGAGTAACCAAACAGATGAACAAACCATAAATGAGGATCTGGAAGAGGGTTTTTCTTCTCTCACTCTCTGGAAAGCTCACACGAGCCGTTCAGGAATGTACAGGTGCGAGGTGGGCGTCAGGGGAAGGAATCTGACCGGATCCGGGAAGGAATCTCGTGTTATCATCTCAG GACAGCTGCCCTTTGAGCAGAAGACAAATCCAGACCAAAAGCCTGGCTCTGAAAACCACAAGGAAGCTGGTGCTGGATTCGAAATTGGAGTCGCAGCCGGAGCTGCCGtgggggtcttcctcttcttgctGCTGGTCGGGGTCTTCGTGTGGAGACAGAAGAAGAGGG GAAGTCCAGCAGCCACATCAGGGACAGAATCTGATGCTAATGAAGAAGCGGGAAAG CAGCATCTTCCGTTGGCCGGCCAAATGAGCGATGTGACCTACGCAGACCTCCGTTTCAAAAGAAATGAAGGGCAACCAGAATCGGAAGTGGTTTATGCAGAAGTGAAGCCTGGACGCCAGCAGCGAGCTGGCATCAATGGCCGGCCCCAGGCCAAAGTCCGTGGCTCCCACTAG
- the DRC7 gene encoding dynein regulatory complex subunit 7 yields the protein MSSSRFTSTEEEYESLGDEEEEELSSLRLSEELQDLEEQLSQIQVHIPEAVYEFDWNTIDTSTLPESYRTNSAKEQQLLQVADNFHRQYAHLCPDREPLFLHPVNECGVEKFVSTTVRPTLLPYSELYNWDGCARFVSDYLTMEPLPSPISLPSYLYSPTTILRYQRGNCFDFSILLCSLLIGAGYDAYCVNGYATREMCMMDESRETCPLLERAEEVTVAAAKEKPKKYAIKPLRDLRSKFELRQEAKQEAIEQAAEEKRQKEEEERRLEAEKPQPDPLYGLRVHAWVLVLSGKRGVPESFFIDPFTGKSYSTTDDHFLGMESVWNHRNYWINMQDCWNACRDLQFDLGDPVRWEFMLLGADKPLLSLPELEEEEEAGEDEVEDLMKEEEPKGFDMPASWVEQIQISPKAFETRCPQGKKVIQYKNAQLEKWAPYLNSNGMITRLTLFEDPDRTKVLEVKEWYKNREDMMETRELNKKTDVTTEFFLPGHVQGLKAHVYKTMEPETERTMEFYDETRVDGLQKRVETSKDMTEYFEGRSDFLYYRCTEFGKRVKKPTNILANTEMNARPILKITERFHRNPSKPADEDVAERIFLIVEEKILLTYHCKENYITPSKREFNKQTDVDNKGNKIIMTHDMCISYQAGSTEKEKKLFHLYEMMMHLIEEEKRSRHQVWESSIEVLDILRIREEEAAANKLTVSIYDTERNEKSKEQREAMERQLQEERQRQVEQDLDYLAPFLIQIGGAEKMTKWLALRLKEDCLSDFKHRLVDKANLIQARFEKETQELQKKQQWYQQNQVNMTLEDEDAYLNYCSDAMFRIRILEQRLSRHKETAPLKYMALEEKLCKDPRLSEYLRFYI from the exons TGAGTTTGACTGGAACACCATTGACACCTCCACCTTGCCGGAGAGTTACAGGACGAATTCTGCCAAGGAGCAGCAGCTCCTGCAAGTGGCCGACAACTTCCACCGCCAGTATGCCCATCTCTGCCCGGACCGGGAGCCGCTCTTCCTCCACCCCGTCAATGAATGCGGTGTAGAA AAATTTGTCAGCACCACGGTGCGCCCGACTCTGCTCCCCTACTCCGAGTTGTACAACTGGGACGGCTGCGCCCGCTTTGTCTCCGACTACCTCACCATGGAGCCTCTTCCGTCTCCAATCTCACTG CCCAGCTACCTGTACTCCCCGACCACAATCCTGCGCTACCAGCGGGGCAACTGCTTTGACTTCAGCATCCTGCTGTGTTCTCTGCTCATTGGCGCTGGGTATGATGCCTACTGTGTGAACGGCTACGCCACCCGGGAGATGTGCATGATGGATGAGTCTCGAGAGACATGCCCGCTCTTGGAGAGGGCAGAAGAG GTCACCGTGGCTGCTGCAAAAGAGAAGCCCAAAAAGTATGCCATCAAGCCCCTGCGGGACCTGCGCAGCAAATTCGAGCTGCGCCAGGAAGCTAAGCAGGAGGCCATAGAGCAGGCAGCCgaggagaagaggcagaaggaggaagaggaaagaagactg GAAGCTGAGAAGCCCCAGCCCGACCCTCTGTACGGTCTCCGGGTCCACGCTTGGGTTCTGGTTCTCTCGGGCAAGCGGGGAGTGCCGGAGAGTTTCTTTATCGACCCTTTTACGGGCAAAAGCTACAGCACCACCGACGACCATTTCCTCGGCATGGAGAGCGTCTGGAACCACCGGAATTACTGGATCAATATGCAAGACTGCTGGAACGCCTGCAGG GATCTCCAGTTTGACCTCGGAGACCCCGTGCGCTGGGAATTCATGCTCCTGGGTGCAGACAAGCCTCTCCTTTCACTGCCGGAgttagaggaagaagaggaagcggGTGAGGATGAAGTGGAAGACTTG ATGAAAGAAGAGGAACCCAAAGGTTTCGACATGCCTGCATCCTGGGTGGAGCAGATTCAGATATCGCCAAAAG CCTTCGAGACGCGCTGTCCTCAGGGGAAGAAGGTGATTCAGTACAAGAACGCCCAGCTGGAGAAATGGGCCCCTTATCTGAACAGTAATGGGATGATCACCCGGCTCACCCTCTTTGAGGATCCAGACC GAACCAAAGTGCTGGAAGTGAAGGAATGGTACAAGAACCGAGAAGACATGATGGAGACAAGAGAACTCAATAAGAAAACAGATGTGACTACCGAGTTTTTCCTCCCAGGGCATGTGCAGGGCCTTAAAG CACACGTCTACAAGACCATGGAGCCCGAGACGGAGCGGACCATGGAATTCTACGATGAGACGCGGGTGGACGGACTTCAGAAACGCGTCGAGACGTCCAAAGATATGACGGAATACTTTGAAGGTCGCTCGGATTTCCTGTATTACCGCTGCACCGAATTTGGCAAAAGAGTAAAGAAGCCCACCAATATTCTTGCCAACACTGAAATGAACGCCCGGCCCATTCTG AAAATCACGGAGAGGTTCCATCGGAATCCGAGCAAGCCAGCCGACGAAGATGTGGCGGAGCGCATCTTTCTGATTGTCGAGGAGAAAATCCTTTTGACCTACCACTGCAAGGAGAATTACATCACACCCTCAAAGAGGGAgttcaacaaacaaacagatgtgGACAACAAGGGGAATAAGATTATCATGACCCACGATATGTGCATCAGCTACCAG GCCGGATctactgagaaagaaaagaaattgttcCATTTGTACGAAATGATGATGCATCTCATAGAAGAGGAGAAGCGCTCCCGGCACCAAGTGTGGGAGTCATCGATTGAG GTCTTGGACATTCTCAGGATTCGAGAAGAAGAGGCAGCCGCCAACAAGCTGACGGTGTCTATTTATGACACAGAGAGGAACGAAAAGAGCAAAGAACAGCGAGAGGCCATG GAGCGCCAGCTGCAAGAGGAGCGCCAGCGGCAGGTGGAGCAGGACCTCGACTACTTGGCACCTTTCCTGATCCAGATCGGGGGCGCTGAGAAGATGACCAAGTGGCTTGCCTTGCGACTCAAGGAGGACTGCCTTAGTGATTTCAAGCACCGACTGGTGGACAAGGCCAACCTCATCCAAGCCCGATTTGAGAAG GAGACCCAGGAACTTCAGAAGAAGCAGCAGTGGTACCAGCAGAACCAGGTCAACATGACTCTAGAGGATGAAGACGCCTACTTGAATTACTGCTCGGACGCCATGTTCCGCATCCGCATCTTGGAGCAACGTCTCAGCAG gCACAAAGAGACGGCCCCCCTGAAATACATGGCCTTGGAAGAAAAGCTATGCAAAGATCCACGTCTGTCTGAATACCTCCGATTTTATATTTGA